Proteins encoded together in one Cryptosporangium aurantiacum window:
- a CDS encoding heavy metal translocating P-type ATPase — protein sequence MHAHEGHGGHDKHAGHDPEMFRRKFWLSLALTVPIVLTSDMIMEWFGYQLDFPGLELVGPVLGTVVFFYGGWPFLVGGVREVLDRAPGMMLLISMAITVAYTASLATSLGLFELDFWWELAALVTIMLLGHWQEMKAIGQAQGALDALAALLPDDAERLDEHGTPQRVAVADLRLGDVVLVRSGGRVPADGRITDGSAELDESMITGESRPVTRTVGDRVVAGTVATDSAIRVEITAVGEDTALAGIGRLVAQAQAAGGRAQVLADRFAALLFYVATAAAAVTFVVWWALGDLDQSVVRTVTVLVIACPHALGLAIPLVIALSTAVSAKAGILVKDRLALERMRTVDAVLFDKTGTLTKGAHVVTGVAATAGHTEQEVLRLAAAVEADSEHPLARAIVAAAAERGSTATASGFRSLTGRGVQATVDDVRYAVGGPALLRELDATVPDDLARVTESWSQRGAAVLHLLRLGDHATPDVHGDHAAPDVLGALALEDEVRPEARQAIAELRAAGVGKIVMITGDARPVAEAVAADLGFRPGVDEVFAEVLPADKDQAVAELQARGLTVAMVGDGVNDAPALARADVGLAIGAGTDVAIESAGVVLASSDPRGVTGVIRLSRASYRKMIQNLAWAAGYNVVAIPLAAGVLAWAGLTLSPAIGAVLMSGSTIVVALNAQLLRRVELTPQPVTRG from the coding sequence ATGCACGCCCACGAAGGTCACGGCGGGCACGACAAGCACGCCGGGCACGACCCGGAGATGTTCCGCCGCAAGTTCTGGCTAAGCCTGGCCCTGACCGTCCCGATCGTGCTGACCAGCGACATGATCATGGAGTGGTTCGGCTACCAGCTGGACTTCCCGGGCCTGGAACTGGTCGGTCCCGTCCTCGGGACCGTGGTGTTCTTCTACGGCGGCTGGCCGTTCCTCGTCGGTGGTGTCCGCGAGGTACTCGATCGCGCGCCGGGCATGATGCTGCTGATCTCGATGGCGATCACCGTCGCGTACACCGCGTCGCTGGCCACCAGCCTCGGCCTCTTCGAGCTGGACTTCTGGTGGGAGCTGGCGGCGCTGGTCACGATCATGCTGCTCGGCCACTGGCAGGAGATGAAGGCGATCGGCCAGGCGCAGGGCGCGCTGGACGCACTCGCCGCGCTCCTGCCCGACGACGCCGAGCGCCTCGACGAGCACGGCACGCCGCAGCGCGTCGCGGTGGCCGACCTACGCCTCGGCGACGTGGTGCTGGTGCGCTCCGGCGGCCGCGTCCCGGCCGACGGACGGATCACCGACGGCAGCGCCGAACTCGACGAGTCGATGATCACCGGCGAGTCCCGGCCGGTCACCCGCACGGTCGGTGACCGGGTCGTCGCCGGTACGGTCGCCACCGATTCGGCGATCCGCGTGGAGATCACCGCGGTCGGTGAGGACACCGCGCTCGCCGGCATCGGACGACTGGTCGCCCAGGCGCAGGCCGCCGGTGGCCGCGCCCAGGTTCTCGCCGACCGGTTCGCTGCGCTGCTCTTCTACGTCGCCACCGCAGCGGCCGCGGTCACGTTTGTCGTCTGGTGGGCCCTCGGTGACCTCGACCAGTCCGTCGTCCGGACCGTCACGGTCCTCGTCATCGCGTGCCCGCACGCGCTGGGCCTGGCGATTCCGCTGGTGATCGCGCTGTCCACCGCGGTGTCGGCCAAGGCGGGCATCCTGGTCAAGGACCGCCTGGCACTGGAGCGTATGCGCACCGTGGACGCCGTGCTGTTCGACAAGACCGGCACGCTGACCAAGGGCGCGCACGTCGTCACCGGCGTCGCGGCCACCGCCGGCCACACCGAGCAGGAGGTCCTCCGGCTGGCTGCCGCCGTCGAGGCCGACAGCGAGCACCCGCTGGCGCGGGCGATCGTCGCGGCCGCCGCCGAGCGCGGTTCGACCGCTACCGCGTCCGGCTTCCGGTCCCTGACCGGCCGCGGCGTTCAAGCCACTGTCGACGACGTCCGCTACGCCGTCGGCGGCCCCGCGCTGCTCCGCGAGCTGGACGCCACGGTGCCCGACGACCTGGCAAGAGTGACCGAGTCCTGGTCACAGCGTGGCGCCGCGGTCCTGCACCTCCTCCGGCTCGGCGACCACGCGACGCCGGACGTGCACGGCGACCACGCCGCGCCGGACGTGCTCGGCGCGCTCGCTCTCGAGGACGAGGTCCGTCCCGAGGCCCGGCAGGCCATCGCCGAGCTGCGCGCGGCAGGCGTCGGCAAGATCGTGATGATCACCGGCGACGCCCGGCCGGTCGCCGAGGCCGTCGCAGCCGACCTGGGCTTCCGCCCCGGCGTGGACGAGGTCTTCGCTGAGGTGCTGCCCGCGGACAAGGACCAGGCGGTCGCCGAGCTGCAGGCTCGCGGCCTGACCGTGGCGATGGTCGGCGACGGCGTCAACGACGCTCCCGCGCTCGCGCGCGCCGACGTCGGACTGGCCATCGGCGCCGGAACCGACGTCGCGATCGAATCCGCGGGCGTCGTGCTCGCCTCGTCCGACCCGCGCGGGGTCACCGGCGTCATCCGCCTGTCCCGCGCGTCCTACCGCAAAATGATCCAGAACCTGGCCTGGGCTGCCGGGTACAACGTGGTCGCGATCCCGCTCGCGGCCGGCGTCCTGGCCTGGGCCGGCCTGACGCTCAGCCCGGCGATCGGCGCGGTCCTGATGTCGGGCTCGACGATCGTCGTCGCGCTCAACGCCCAGCTGCTGCGCCGGGTCGAGCTGACGCCTCAACCGGTCACGCGCGGTTGA
- a CDS encoding MFS transporter: MLASPVTAPPGPTRQARLARAAVAAVFLTNGALFANVVPRYPQIKAELGVSNALLGTALAAMPLGALLAGLFGAAAIRRFGSARVAAFGIVLLAAMTLTIPVAPNWVVFAAALGLIGALDAVIDVAQNAHGLRVQRLYRRSIVNSFHGLWSVGAVLGGLMGSAAAGLRLPLSLHLAISALLFSAVALVAFRFLLPGSEDAERSVVPDDAPVATAGRRAVSRAAIGMLAALGVLAACGALVEDAGASWGALYLSDNLHATAATAGLAFVALQVAMTAGRLTGDRVVDRFGQRTVVRSGGILAAVGMGVALAVPSVPATLAGYAAAGLGVATLVPAAMHTADELPGLSAGTGLTIVSWLLRGGFLLSPPLVGVIADHSSLRVGLLTVVLAGTVTAVLARVLVNRA; the protein is encoded by the coding sequence GTGCTCGCTTCTCCCGTCACCGCCCCGCCCGGCCCGACCCGGCAGGCGCGGCTGGCCCGCGCCGCTGTCGCCGCGGTTTTCCTCACCAACGGCGCGCTGTTCGCCAACGTCGTCCCCCGGTACCCGCAGATCAAGGCCGAGCTCGGCGTCAGCAACGCCCTGCTCGGCACCGCGCTGGCCGCGATGCCGCTCGGCGCGCTGCTGGCCGGCCTCTTCGGCGCGGCCGCGATTCGCCGGTTCGGATCGGCTCGGGTCGCCGCGTTCGGCATCGTCCTGCTCGCCGCGATGACGCTCACGATCCCGGTGGCCCCGAACTGGGTGGTCTTCGCCGCCGCGCTGGGCCTGATCGGGGCGCTCGACGCCGTCATCGACGTGGCTCAGAACGCGCACGGCCTCCGGGTGCAGCGCCTGTACCGGCGCTCGATCGTCAACTCGTTTCACGGCCTGTGGAGCGTCGGCGCGGTGCTCGGTGGCCTGATGGGGTCCGCGGCCGCGGGCTTGCGGCTCCCGCTGAGCCTGCACCTGGCCATCTCCGCGCTGCTGTTCAGCGCCGTCGCGCTGGTCGCGTTCCGGTTCCTGCTGCCCGGCTCGGAGGACGCCGAGCGCTCGGTGGTTCCGGACGATGCCCCGGTGGCCACCGCCGGCCGCCGGGCCGTCAGCCGGGCCGCGATCGGCATGCTCGCCGCCCTCGGAGTGCTCGCCGCCTGCGGTGCGCTGGTCGAGGACGCCGGGGCGTCCTGGGGTGCGCTCTACCTGAGCGACAACCTGCACGCCACCGCCGCCACCGCCGGGCTCGCGTTCGTCGCGCTCCAGGTCGCGATGACGGCCGGGCGGCTCACCGGCGACCGCGTCGTCGACCGCTTCGGGCAGCGCACGGTCGTCCGCAGCGGTGGGATCCTCGCCGCGGTCGGGATGGGCGTCGCGCTGGCCGTGCCGTCGGTCCCGGCCACGCTCGCCGGGTACGCCGCGGCCGGGCTCGGCGTCGCGACGCTGGTGCCCGCCGCCATGCACACCGCCGACGAGTTGCCCGGCCTGTCGGCCGGCACCGGGCTGACGATCGTCAGCTGGCTGCTGCGCGGCGGCTTCTTGCTCTCGCCGCCGCTGGTCGGTGTGATCGCCGACCACAGCAGCCTCCGCGTCGGCCTGCTGACCGTCGTCCTGGCCGGCACCGTCACCGCCGTCCTCGCGCGCGTTCTCGTCAACCGCGCGTGA
- a CDS encoding TetR/AcrR family transcriptional regulator has product MSVHPGSARLPAPRRARRHDPGRRDRLIDAALTVIAERGVAGTTHREIARVADVPLGSMTYHFSSLDEVLAEAFTRHADAVAAVFDERLGAAADRNAAIEAVIALVSDDLLGSGHDLVLTVELYVAAARKPALKAVTQAWMRRSRIALERHFDPTTARELDALIEGLVLHSALSTDPMNAAQIRHAIERYLR; this is encoded by the coding sequence ATGAGTGTTCACCCCGGCAGCGCGCGACTGCCCGCGCCGCGCAGGGCACGGCGGCACGACCCGGGTCGGCGAGACCGCCTGATCGACGCCGCGCTGACGGTCATCGCCGAGCGCGGCGTGGCCGGCACCACGCACCGGGAGATCGCGCGGGTCGCCGACGTGCCGCTCGGTTCGATGACCTACCACTTCTCCTCGCTCGACGAGGTGCTCGCCGAGGCGTTCACCCGGCACGCCGACGCGGTCGCCGCGGTCTTCGACGAGCGGCTCGGTGCCGCCGCCGACCGCAACGCCGCCATCGAGGCGGTGATCGCGCTGGTATCCGACGACCTGCTCGGCTCGGGGCACGATCTCGTCCTCACCGTGGAGCTGTACGTGGCCGCGGCGCGCAAGCCCGCGCTGAAGGCCGTCACCCAGGCGTGGATGCGGCGTAGCCGCATCGCGCTGGAACGCCATTTCGACCCGACGACTGCCCGGGAACTCGACGCGCTGATCGAAGGCCTGGTCCTGCACAGCGCGCTGTCGACCGATCCGATGAACGCCGCGCAGATCCGGCACGCCATCGAGCGCTACCTGCGCTGA
- a CDS encoding sugar O-acetyltransferase, with amino-acid sequence MTTEADGRTMRERMLAGDLYIADDPELAEQSLRALDLTDAYNATSARDPERRRALLVELLGAVGEGTEIRPPLRVDYGSHLRVGARTFANFGLVALDVAPITIGDDVQIGTNVQLLTPTHPIDPQPRRDKWEAAEPITIGDNVWLGSGAIVLPGVTIGENTVVGAGSVVTRDLPANVVAVGNPARVIRTIGNS; translated from the coding sequence ATGACCACGGAGGCGGACGGCCGGACGATGCGCGAGCGGATGCTCGCCGGTGATCTCTACATCGCCGACGACCCGGAACTGGCCGAGCAGAGCCTGCGGGCGCTGGACCTGACCGACGCGTACAACGCGACCTCGGCCCGTGACCCCGAGCGGCGCCGCGCGTTGCTGGTCGAGTTGCTGGGAGCCGTCGGCGAAGGCACCGAGATCCGGCCGCCGCTGCGGGTCGACTACGGCAGCCACCTCCGCGTCGGCGCACGCACGTTCGCCAACTTCGGCCTGGTCGCGCTCGACGTCGCCCCGATCACGATCGGCGACGACGTGCAGATCGGCACCAACGTGCAGCTGCTCACCCCGACGCATCCGATCGACCCGCAACCGCGCCGGGACAAGTGGGAGGCGGCCGAGCCGATCACGATCGGCGACAACGTGTGGCTCGGCAGCGGAGCGATCGTGCTGCCCGGCGTGACGATCGGCGAGAACACGGTCGTCGGCGCCGGGTCGGTCGTCACCCGCGACCTGCCGGCGAACGTCGTCGCGGTCGGCAACCCGGCGCGGGTGATCCGCACGATCGGGAACTCATGA
- a CDS encoding MaoC/PaaZ C-terminal domain-containing protein — MTIVLDGSALRGWRGSHRGVAERSGLARYAAATADQRPDRLAGDVASPVWTCVPFGAVARDFFTEFLGDRVTGRLVHLGHSIVLHAPVRAGSHVLVDAGVVALRHTPQGATVELQGTASSPDGQRLAEQSGTFLVAGSSAENPFTEPQPGAELPDPAVGPERALTVTVDRDQAVRYADATGDRNPIHLDAAAARRIGFAAPILHGLCTLALTCHALEHEVPGAEVGRLTTEFARPVFPGDVLTVRWYPTGVGAGFEVLNRRRRPVLRAGCLRSG; from the coding sequence GTGACGATCGTCCTGGACGGCTCGGCGCTGCGCGGCTGGCGGGGATCGCACCGTGGAGTGGCCGAACGGTCCGGCCTGGCCCGGTACGCGGCGGCGACGGCCGACCAGCGGCCCGACCGGCTGGCCGGCGACGTGGCGTCCCCGGTCTGGACCTGCGTCCCGTTCGGGGCGGTGGCCCGGGACTTCTTCACCGAGTTCCTCGGCGACCGGGTCACCGGCCGGCTGGTGCACCTCGGTCACTCGATCGTGCTCCACGCACCCGTCCGCGCGGGCTCGCACGTGCTGGTGGACGCCGGGGTCGTAGCCCTCCGGCACACACCGCAAGGCGCGACGGTGGAACTGCAGGGAACGGCGTCCAGCCCGGACGGGCAGCGGCTGGCCGAACAGTCCGGCACGTTCCTCGTCGCAGGGTCGTCCGCTGAGAACCCGTTCACCGAGCCGCAACCCGGCGCCGAGCTGCCGGACCCCGCCGTCGGCCCGGAGCGTGCGCTGACCGTGACCGTCGACCGCGACCAGGCCGTGCGGTACGCGGACGCCACCGGCGACCGCAACCCGATCCACCTGGACGCCGCAGCGGCGCGCCGGATCGGGTTCGCCGCGCCGATCCTGCACGGCCTGTGCACGCTGGCGCTGACCTGCCACGCGCTGGAGCACGAGGTGCCCGGCGCCGAGGTGGGGCGGCTGACCACCGAGTTCGCCCGCCCGGTCTTCCCCGGCGACGTGCTGACCGTGCGCTGGTACCCGACCGGCGTCGGTGCCGGGTTCGAGGTGCTGAACCGCCGACGCCGCCCGGTGCTGCGCGCGGGGTGCCTCAGGTCTGGCTGA
- a CDS encoding 4'-phosphopantetheinyl transferase superfamily protein: MSVGIDVVEVDRVARLVARYGGRLRRTIGSPAEASWAASTVRVAALFAVKEATVKAVGGRPPGFRWSGVSVTPSDAVSPVLDALVDGVGLTSFSGVRVDWPGAFSGVGRWGAADGHVYAAVVMGP; this comes from the coding sequence ATGAGCGTCGGGATTGACGTCGTGGAGGTCGATCGGGTCGCGCGGCTGGTCGCGCGGTACGGCGGCCGGCTGCGTCGGACGATCGGCTCGCCGGCCGAGGCTTCCTGGGCGGCGAGCACGGTGCGGGTCGCCGCGCTGTTCGCGGTGAAGGAAGCCACGGTCAAGGCGGTCGGCGGCCGCCCGCCCGGGTTCCGGTGGAGCGGGGTATCGGTCACGCCGTCGGACGCGGTCAGCCCGGTGCTGGACGCGCTGGTCGACGGGGTCGGGCTGACGTCGTTCTCCGGCGTCCGCGTCGACTGGCCCGGCGCGTTCTCGGGCGTCGGCCGCTGGGGCGCCGCGGACGGGCACGTCTACGCGGCGGTGGTGATGGGGCCGTGA
- a CDS encoding alpha/beta fold hydrolase, translating to MFTTRYAPADRPVTVVLLPALFVGDWLWDRTWERLNADGWPVVRFGESVVSLDRKTARSVERVATQVLAACREHVSGPMVFCGDSLGALIAFQMARAHPDAVAGIVASGAPGLDKQANQVFGRQLLRRVRHPDEAADIFVKLLLHEPEQYEIDQQRYRETIDEVFRPHGMETLLSALAAVRGYPTKKVLPTLTCPKLFAWGRNDAITPVEPWERAVPTLSDARLVVYDRCGHAPMYERADEYHADLTAFLDYCVARPYVA from the coding sequence TTGTTCACGACGAGGTACGCCCCGGCCGACCGCCCGGTGACCGTCGTTCTGCTACCGGCCCTCTTCGTCGGTGACTGGCTCTGGGACCGGACGTGGGAGCGGCTGAACGCCGACGGCTGGCCGGTCGTGCGGTTCGGCGAGTCGGTGGTGTCGCTGGACCGCAAGACCGCCCGCTCGGTGGAGCGGGTCGCCACCCAGGTGCTGGCCGCCTGCCGCGAGCACGTCAGCGGTCCGATGGTGTTCTGCGGCGACTCGCTCGGCGCGCTGATCGCGTTCCAGATGGCCCGCGCGCACCCGGACGCGGTCGCCGGGATCGTGGCCAGCGGCGCACCCGGCCTGGACAAACAGGCCAACCAGGTCTTCGGCCGCCAACTGCTCCGTCGGGTGCGTCACCCCGACGAGGCCGCGGACATCTTCGTCAAGTTGCTGCTGCACGAGCCGGAGCAGTACGAGATCGACCAGCAGCGCTACCGGGAGACGATCGACGAGGTGTTCCGCCCGCACGGGATGGAGACGCTGCTCTCCGCGCTCGCGGCGGTCCGCGGCTACCCGACGAAGAAGGTGCTGCCGACGCTGACCTGCCCGAAGCTGTTCGCCTGGGGACGCAACGACGCGATCACCCCGGTCGAGCCGTGGGAGCGCGCGGTGCCGACGCTGTCCGACGCGCGGCTGGTCGTCTACGACCGCTGCGGACACGCGCCGATGTACGAGCGGGCCGATGAGTACCACGCCGACCTGACCGCGTTCCTCGACTACTGCGTCGCCCGGCCCTACGTCGCATGA
- a CDS encoding ACP S-malonyltransferase: MSIGFLFPGQGTQRVGMGHWLERASKAAAAVFDTGSAVLGRDLRALCFRGPERELTLTQNTQVAVFTVNAVAAAALGERGSVPDAVAGHSVGELNALCAAGVLPLEEGFRLVAARGALMGRVRTPGAMAAVIGLDLDRVAEICADVPGPVVPALLNGPSNVVISGAAESVATASDRATAAGARKVTRLVVSSAFHSPLMAEATDEWRAVVAAAGLRPPSVPLFLNVPGASVSSVDAIQRAVVEQLTAPVRWTDVVSGIAALGVRRLVEAGDSKVLTVLARAIVPGVPCVSLSDPRAFRRLTTLAPT, from the coding sequence GTGAGCATCGGGTTTCTCTTTCCCGGGCAGGGGACGCAACGCGTCGGGATGGGGCACTGGCTGGAGCGAGCCTCGAAGGCCGCTGCCGCGGTGTTCGACACCGGCTCCGCGGTGCTCGGCCGTGACCTGCGCGCGCTCTGCTTCCGCGGGCCGGAGCGCGAGCTGACGCTGACGCAGAACACGCAGGTGGCGGTGTTCACCGTGAACGCGGTGGCTGCTGCGGCGCTGGGCGAACGGGGTTCCGTTCCGGACGCGGTCGCCGGGCACAGCGTCGGCGAGCTCAACGCGCTCTGCGCCGCCGGTGTGCTGCCGCTGGAGGAGGGCTTCCGGCTCGTCGCAGCGCGGGGAGCGCTGATGGGCCGGGTCCGGACGCCGGGGGCGATGGCCGCGGTGATCGGGCTGGACCTCGACCGGGTGGCGGAGATCTGCGCCGACGTGCCGGGGCCGGTGGTCCCCGCGCTGCTCAACGGTCCGTCCAACGTGGTCATCTCGGGCGCGGCCGAGTCGGTGGCCACCGCATCCGATCGCGCCACCGCAGCGGGGGCGCGAAAAGTCACCCGCCTCGTCGTCAGCAGCGCCTTCCACTCGCCGTTGATGGCGGAGGCGACCGATGAGTGGCGCGCGGTCGTCGCCGCCGCCGGGCTGCGCCCGCCGTCGGTCCCGCTGTTCCTGAACGTCCCCGGTGCTTCGGTCTCTTCGGTGGACGCCATTCAGCGCGCCGTCGTCGAGCAGCTGACCGCGCCGGTGCGGTGGACCGACGTGGTGAGCGGCATCGCGGCGCTCGGCGTGCGGCGGCTGGTCGAGGCCGGGGACAGCAAGGTGCTCACGGTCCTGGCCCGCGCGATCGTCCCCGGCGTGCCGTGCGTGTCGCTGTCCGATCCCCGCGCCTTCCGCCGACTCACCACGCTGGCCCCGACGTGA
- a CDS encoding nitroreductase family protein, which translates to MTTIVGGARVDGRPTEDELDVIDWLLTTTRAVRRSLDLNRPVEPQVIEDCLRLALQAPTAHNEQRWHWLVITDPDKRALLADAYRRSWEFHSRGVARRTRRWAKATGEAGRTVASAEWLPEHLAAIPVHVIPCIVGPRPEDLAMPERPGTRPPGPMAYPRPYSEFTAAFWGSIYPAVWSFQLALRSRGLGSVLTCMHLGWEDDVAAALGIPDGVTQTCLVPVAHTTKTVFRPAKRAPLERRISWNTWQGQR; encoded by the coding sequence ATGACGACGATCGTGGGTGGCGCGCGCGTCGACGGGCGACCGACCGAGGACGAGCTCGACGTGATCGACTGGCTGCTCACCACGACCCGGGCGGTGCGGCGGAGCCTCGACCTGAACCGGCCGGTCGAGCCGCAGGTGATCGAGGACTGCCTCCGGCTGGCGTTGCAGGCCCCGACCGCGCACAACGAGCAGCGCTGGCACTGGCTGGTGATCACCGACCCGGACAAGCGCGCGCTGCTGGCCGACGCGTACCGCCGCTCCTGGGAGTTCCACTCCCGCGGGGTGGCCCGACGGACCCGCCGCTGGGCCAAGGCCACCGGCGAGGCCGGCCGCACCGTGGCGTCCGCGGAGTGGCTGCCCGAGCACCTGGCGGCGATCCCGGTGCACGTCATCCCGTGCATCGTCGGGCCGCGCCCGGAGGACCTGGCGATGCCCGAGCGCCCCGGCACTCGTCCGCCGGGGCCGATGGCGTACCCGCGGCCGTACTCGGAGTTCACCGCGGCGTTCTGGGGCTCGATCTACCCGGCCGTGTGGTCGTTCCAGCTGGCGCTGCGCAGCCGGGGGCTCGGGTCGGTGCTCACCTGCATGCACCTGGGCTGGGAGGACGACGTCGCGGCGGCGCTGGGCATCCCGGACGGCGTCACCCAGACCTGCCTGGTGCCGGTCGCCCACACCACGAAGACCGTGTTCCGGCCGGCCAAGCGGGCGCCGCTGGAGCGGCGGATCTCCTGGAACACCTGGCAGGGACAGCGTTGA